The Deinococcus hopiensis KR-140 sequence GGCCGACTGGTAGCCGCACGAAGTGCAGACGTATTTCGTCGTCACTTTGGCCATAGCGCTTACCCGTTGGGCCTGCTGTCGGCGCGCCAGTAGGTGCTGTCCTGCGTGGCGAGGTAGTCGCTGTCCACGAGTTCGGTCAGCAGCACGCCCGGATCTTCGAGGGTGCTGTGGTCCCGCAACACCCGGTCCACTTCCTCTGCGCTGTACCGCCTCCCCGGCTCGAAAAGGCCGGTGAGGTGGTCCAGAATAGCGAGCTGGTGTGCCCGACGGCGGTCCGAGGGCCAGCCCGTGATACGGCCAAATTCGTCTTGAAAAGCGGCGATGCTCTTGGTCATAGGTCCGCATCCTAGCGGCTGCGCGCAGAAAGCAAAGTGCCCCGCGCAGAGCGCACAGGGCCAATGAGAGGCGGCGGAAGCCGAAGCCTCCGCCCTTCTTGCGCTCTGCCCCCCGGCCCTCAGGCCAGAATCTGCGGCGGTGCCGTCGTGCCGCGCTCGAACTGAATTCCGTCCGTCCCCAACACCACGCGCAACTCCTCGCCGGTGCTGCCGATAAGTTCCAGAGCCAGCGGATCCTCGATCTCCTCGCGGACGAGGGTACGGAGCTGACGGCTCGATCCCACCGCGTGCTTGGGGCTGCGGGCCTTGAGCTTGCCCACCAGCCACGCGGCAATGGCCGGGTCAAAAGTAACGTTCAGCTCCCGGCTGGCGAGTTCTTCCCCCATCTCGCCCATAAGCTGCTGGGCCACGCGCACCAGTTCCTCCTCCCCCAGCGGGCGGAAGCGGATCACGTCATCAAGGCGGTCGAGGAACTCAGGCGTGAAGATGTGGCGCAGCGGCGCGTTGTTGTCGGGCGTGACGGGCGAGAAGCCCACCGTCGGGTTCACGTTAAAGCCCGTGTTGCTGGTCATGATGATGATCGTGCGGCGGAAGTCCACCGTGCGGCCGAGCCCGTCGGTGAGGCGACCATCGTCGAGCACCTGGAGGAAGGTGTTGTACACGTCTGGGTGCGCCTTCTCGATCTCGTCAAGCAGGATCACCGAGAAGGGCTGGCGGCGCACAGCTTCGGTCAGGCGTCCACCCTGTTCAAAGCCCACATAACCGGGAGGGGACCCGATCAACTTGGAGATGGAGTGCGATTCCTGAAACTCGCTCATGTCCACCCGGATCAGCGAACGTTCAGAGCCGAAGAGGGTCCGGGCGAGGGCCTTGGCCAGGTGCGTCTTGCCCACGCCGCTTGGACCGACGAACAGGAAGCTCGCAGCGACGCGGGTGCGTCCGCCCAAGCCCACGCGGGCGCGGCGCAGCGCGCTCGACAAGGCCTTGATCGCCTCAGGCTGGCCGTAGACCTGGGCGGTAAGCTGCTCTTCGAGGTCGCCGAGCTGCGCCGCCGTTTCCTCGGAGTAGATGCCGCCCATCGAGTTGATGACGCTCTCAATGTCCTCCCGACTCACGTAGGGTTCGCCGTCCTCGGTCTCCGCGACGGGCAGGCCCACGCTCATGTTCAGGCGCACGCGGCTGGCGGCCTCGTCGATAAGGTCGATCGCCTTGTCGGGGAAATTGCGGCCAGGCAGGCTTCGCTCGCCGATGCGGACGGCGAGTTCCAGCGCCTGCTCGGGAATCTGCACGCCGTGGTGCTCCTCGTAACGGGGGCGCAAACCGCGCAAGATTTGTAGCGTCTCGGCGGGGCTGGGCTCCAGCACGATCACCGGCTGGAAACGGCGCTCCAGGGCGGCGTCCTTCTCAATGTAGCGGTGGTACTCGCCGGTGGTGGTCGCGCCGATCACCTGAATCTCGCCGCGCGAAAGCGCGGGCTTGAGGATGTTCGCCGCGTCCAGCGTGCCTTCCGCGCCGCCCGCACCCACCAGGGTGTGCAGCTCGTCGATAAAGGCCATCACCTTGGCGTTGCGCAGTTCCTCGATGATCTGACGCAGCCGCTCCTCGAACTCGCCCCGGTATTTCGTGCCCGCGACGACACCCGAGAGGTCCAGGCTGACCAGCCGCACCCCGTGCAGGTTGGGTGGCGTGCGCTTCTCCACGATCGCGAGCGCAAGGCCCTCCACGATGGCGGTCTTGCCCACACCGGGGTCCCCAATCAAAACGGGGTTGTTCTTTGTTCGGCGGGTGAGAATCTGGGTGACGCGGCGAATTTCTTCGGAGCGCCCGATCACCGGATCGAGCTTGCCCTCGCGGGCCTGCTTGGTCAGGTCACGGCCGTACTCGTCGAGGAAGGGCGTGGCGACGGGCTTGGCAGCCTTGCCCGTGCCGCTGCCGTCGCCCTGAGCGAGCACGCGCCAGCGGATGGTGTCGACGTCCTTTGTCAGCTCCTGCAGGATGCGGAAGGCCACGCCGTCGCCCTCTCGGATGATGCCGAGGAGGATGTGCTCGGTGCTCGTCACCTGCGCGCCGAGTTGCCGGGCTTCGGAGGAAGCCAGTTCCATGACGCGGCGGGCGCGGGGGGTGATGGAGGGAGCGTCGTTCAAGCGGTTGCCCTCCCCGCGGCCAATGATCTCTTCGACGCGGCGGCGCAGACCGTCGAGACTGGCCCCGAATTCAGAGAGGATGGTGGCAGCGGTACCGCCCTCGCGCATCAGGCCGAGCAGGAGGTGTTCGGGGCCCACCATGGCGTGGCCCAGGCGGTTCCCCTCTTCACGGGCATAGTGAAACACCAGGCGGGCGCGGTCGTCGTATCGGTTCATTGGGCTACCCCCTGTGGTGGGCGCGGCGCGCGGCGCGGGGGCGCAGCACGGAAAAAGCGGACGTGAACTCTACGGGGGCCAGTCTATAGGTGGACGGCCGGGGCCAACTCGGGGTGAACCCTGACCTTCTGTACATCTTCGCGCTGTACCTGCCCGGGTTGCACAGCCCCAGGCTAGCGCTTCATCCCTGACGGGCGTCTGTCTGCAAGGACTCCATTGGCGATCTCCTCTTCATCTGGACGTCGCCTGCCGGGTTTGGAGCGCACCCAGCGCGGCCTCCAGGGTGGTGTCGCGGCCCTCACCGGTCAGGACCGAAATATCGGTGGGCGCCGCCACATCCGGCGTGATGGAGGCGGGCAGGGCCTCGCCCGCATCGGTATAGCCGCGCAGCACCGTAACCGACAGCACGCCGCCGTCCGGCAGGGGCTGAAAGATCACGCCGCTGTTGCCCACGCCGCGCGTCTTTTCGCCCACCACGACGGCTCCAGCCTGATGCACGAAGTAGGAGAACACTTCGGCGCAGGACGCGGTGTTTGGTCCCACCAGGACGGCGAGAGGACCCCGCCACAGTGCCCAGTCAGGTTTGGCCGCACGGGCGATAAAGGGCAGAACCTCCTCGCCACGCAGGCCGCCGTAGGTGTAGCCGCCGCCCTGCCAGCGGGTCTTGTACAGCACCGGGCTAAAGTTGCTCGCAGCGGCGACGCACTCGTCAAGAGAACCGCCGCCGTTGTAGCGCAGGTCCACGACGAAGGCCTTTGCGCCCGCATCCTTGGCCTGGGCGAGGCGTTTCAGAAACAGTTCAGCGCTGTCGCTCGACAAAAAGCTGGGATAGTCGATCACGGCGGTCTTGCCGTCACTTCCGCTCCAGCTCAGCGTCGGCTCATCGCGGGCCTGGAGGCTGGCGGTGTTCAGGGCGAGGTCCTGGTCTGGGGTGCCCGCCCGCCGCAGGGTCACTTTCAACGGCCCACCCGCCCGTTCCAGCCGGATGAACTCGTTTGGGCCGATGGGGAGGTTCTTGCCGGCCCCGTCCTTCCCGGTGGCCTCACCGTTCACGGTGGTCAGCAGATCGAATCGCCGCACGCCCGCCGTTTCTGCCGGACTGCCCGGCATGACCGAGACGACGAGGAGGCCGCCGGGCACCCGGACCACGCGCGCTCCGGTGCGGCTGACGGCGCGGTTGTAGGTCACTTCGGCGAGGCGCTCGGCCGCCTCGGAGTCACGGACGTTGGTGTGGGGATCGCCGAACTCGGTGAAGAGGTCCGTCAGCACCGTCCGGGCGGTGGTGTAGTCGCACGCATCGGCTTGTGGAGCGCACTTCTCCGTGAGCTGCGCGCCGTACTTCTGGGTCAGGGCCGTACGGTCCGCGTCGGCCCAGCCGTAATACTGGGTCTGAAAGGCGCGGGTGGCGGCGCCGAAGAGGTCCGTGGCCGGACTGGCGCTGGCGAGGCTGGCCCCCGCAAGACCAAAAGTCAGGAGGAGCCAAACCGGGACGCGGACACCCCGGCGGTGGGCACTGTGGCGGGTGGGCACGCCTTCAGGCTAGCGTGCCGACCCTTCCGAAAACCGTGCATGCGGCGCGATTGAACGGCGTTCCGCCGATATGCTGACCACGCCCGTCGGCGCTACGCGCCGATGGGCGTGGTCAGCACGCCGATGCCCTCCACTTCGACTTCCACCGTGTCCCCCCTTTGCAGCGGGCCCACGCCCTCCGGCGTACCGGTGAGCACCACGTCGCCCGGTTCCAAGGTCACGAAGCGGCTGAGGTAGGTCAGGATGTCCACCACATTAAAGATCATGTGGCTGGTTCGCCCGTCCTGCCGGATCTCGCCGTTGACGCGGGTCTGCACACGCACGTCACGCGGATCGAACTCGGTTTCCAGCCACGGCCCCAGCGGACAGAAGCGGTCCGCCGCCTTCGCCCGGAACCACTGCAGGTCCGTCTTCTGAAGGTCCCGCGCCGTCAGGTCCAGCCCGCAGGTGTAGCCCGCCACGGCGGAGGGCGCGTCCTCCGCGGTCAGGTTGCGCGCCCGCCGCCCGATGACGAGGGCCAGTTCGCCTTCAAAGTGGAAGTTGGAGGTCCAGCTGGGGTAAGCGACGGTGCCGCCGGGTTCGGCCAGGGCGTTCGGCCCCTTGAGGAAGATACCGGGCTCCTTCGGCAGGTCTCCGGTGTCATTGCCCAGTTCGCGGATGTGGTCCAGGTAGTTGCGGCCCACGCACACGATCTTGGTTGGCTCGGCGGGCGCGAGCAGCGCCGCGCCCCCAAGGAGCACCGCCTCGCCCGTCCGCTCACCGCCCACGCCGCGCGTGAGATGGACCGTTTCGCCCTCGATCTGCCCCCAGTGGGCCGTTCCCTCGTGCTGCAACCGAACGAGACGCATGAAGGGAGGATAACGGGCGGCGCGACCTTCCGCGGCTTCCCCGAACGGAAGAACGGGACGCAGGGTCATGCCCTCACCCCGCCCGAACTCGGCCCCGCAGATTTGGCAGCGCGAGCGGCGGGTCCGCAGGGCGTCGCGGCGCAGCACGGTGAAAATTCGTTCGTCCTCTTCCAGCTCTGGCAGGGCTGACGGGGTCTCCTCCGCCCGGGGTGCTGCGCAAGCCGCAGTGGGGACACGCGCGTCGGCGCTGGGTGGCGGCCTCCGCGAGCAGCAGGAAAGGCAACAGGGCGGGCGCGAGCGCCAGCGCCAGAGACGCGGAAAGCAGAAGCGGCGGGACACTGGGGCATCGGGCGGAATGCGAGCGTCCCCTCCGGGCGGTACCCGTCCCAAGAGCAGCAAAGGCGAGAAAACAGGACCATCTTGTACGACAAATGCTCCAGACTTCGCGAGAGCAAGAGGCAGCAACCGCGCCAC is a genomic window containing:
- a CDS encoding ATP-dependent Clp protease ATP-binding subunit codes for the protein MNRYDDRARLVFHYAREEGNRLGHAMVGPEHLLLGLMREGGTAATILSEFGASLDGLRRRVEEIIGRGEGNRLNDAPSITPRARRVMELASSEARQLGAQVTSTEHILLGIIREGDGVAFRILQELTKDVDTIRWRVLAQGDGSGTGKAAKPVATPFLDEYGRDLTKQAREGKLDPVIGRSEEIRRVTQILTRRTKNNPVLIGDPGVGKTAIVEGLALAIVEKRTPPNLHGVRLVSLDLSGVVAGTKYRGEFEERLRQIIEELRNAKVMAFIDELHTLVGAGGAEGTLDAANILKPALSRGEIQVIGATTTGEYHRYIEKDAALERRFQPVIVLEPSPAETLQILRGLRPRYEEHHGVQIPEQALELAVRIGERSLPGRNFPDKAIDLIDEAASRVRLNMSVGLPVAETEDGEPYVSREDIESVINSMGGIYSEETAAQLGDLEEQLTAQVYGQPEAIKALSSALRRARVGLGGRTRVAASFLFVGPSGVGKTHLAKALARTLFGSERSLIRVDMSEFQESHSISKLIGSPPGYVGFEQGGRLTEAVRRQPFSVILLDEIEKAHPDVYNTFLQVLDDGRLTDGLGRTVDFRRTIIIMTSNTGFNVNPTVGFSPVTPDNNAPLRHIFTPEFLDRLDDVIRFRPLGEEELVRVAQQLMGEMGEELASRELNVTFDPAIAAWLVGKLKARSPKHAVGSSRQLRTLVREEIEDPLALELIGSTGEELRVVLGTDGIQFERGTTAPPQILA
- a CDS encoding DUF2087 domain-containing protein; amino-acid sequence: MTKSIAAFQDEFGRITGWPSDRRRAHQLAILDHLTGLFEPGRRYSAEEVDRVLRDHSTLEDPGVLLTELVDSDYLATQDSTYWRADSRPNG
- a CDS encoding S41 family peptidase; translation: MPTRHSAHRRGVRVPVWLLLTFGLAGASLASASPATDLFGAATRAFQTQYYGWADADRTALTQKYGAQLTEKCAPQADACDYTTARTVLTDLFTEFGDPHTNVRDSEAAERLAEVTYNRAVSRTGARVVRVPGGLLVVSVMPGSPAETAGVRRFDLLTTVNGEATGKDGAGKNLPIGPNEFIRLERAGGPLKVTLRRAGTPDQDLALNTASLQARDEPTLSWSGSDGKTAVIDYPSFLSSDSAELFLKRLAQAKDAGAKAFVVDLRYNGGGSLDECVAAASNFSPVLYKTRWQGGGYTYGGLRGEEVLPFIARAAKPDWALWRGPLAVLVGPNTASCAEVFSYFVHQAGAVVVGEKTRGVGNSGVIFQPLPDGGVLSVTVLRGYTDAGEALPASITPDVAAPTDISVLTGEGRDTTLEAALGALQTRQATSR
- a CDS encoding fumarylacetoacetate hydrolase family protein — translated: MRLVRLQHEGTAHWGQIEGETVHLTRGVGGERTGEAVLLGGAALLAPAEPTKIVCVGRNYLDHIRELGNDTGDLPKEPGIFLKGPNALAEPGGTVAYPSWTSNFHFEGELALVIGRRARNLTAEDAPSAVAGYTCGLDLTARDLQKTDLQWFRAKAADRFCPLGPWLETEFDPRDVRVQTRVNGEIRQDGRTSHMIFNVVDILTYLSRFVTLEPGDVVLTGTPEGVGPLQRGDTVEVEVEGIGVLTTPIGA